The sequence TTTTCCAAATGTCACTGGAGGAATTTTGATTGGGTTTATTGGAGACTACTATCCAGCAAGTAATATTTTATGGATAACACTTGCTTTTTTTGCATTTTTTATTTTTATTCGACTTCCTTCTTCGAATATGAAAGCTTTATTCAAAGGAATCGAAGGTCAAGTTTATCGTGATGAAAACTCATTTGATCAGGCCTAGATATTTTCTGAAATAAGTGTATATAATGAATTTGCCTATGCACTTCTTTGTCTTTTCAAATAGTTGAAGTCTGAATAAATATCCTCTGGAGTATGTATCTTTTACAATCATGCTGTGAACAAACTTTTGGGAATATATAATTATTGCGGACAATCTCTTCTTTAAAGAAGAGATTAACATCTTAAAATATAGGGTAAATCTATAAAAATGAAGTTTTATACATTATCTACATTTTTGATCATTTTAAGTAACATACTTATAAGTTCCATATCACTTGCTATTGAAATAAATACTAGTGATAGGATAGATTTTTTAGACTTTGAAGATTTCCAATACAAAATAACGAGTGTAGATTTTCAAAATGCTTTCAATCGTATTGTTCATCCAAGCTTAAAATATGAAAAAAACCTTAATTTTTTAAGAAATGATAACGGAATTTATGCGATTGAATTTCTAAGAAACCCTGATGAACCTATTCTTAACGAACAGTATCCTGACATATTATATACTCTCCATTTTGGCGATCAAACTGATCTAAAATCTACTCAAAATAAATGTTTTAGCTCTTCGGATGATTTAAGTGATCTAAACATTATTTTAGACCCAGGACATATGGATGAAGAATATGCAGATTTAGATGATAGAAGAGTTACAATGATTGAGACCGGTTACACTTTTACTGAAGCAAGATTAAACCTGTTCACTGCATATGCATTAAGAGATTTACTAGAAGCGCGAGGAGCAAAAGTTTTACTTACTAGAACACTCGAAAAGAAATCTACATTAGGAATTTCATTTAAAGAGTGGTCTTCTAACATTGAAAATATAGTAAAAGCATACCGCTCAAATGTAATTTTTAAACAAGGAAGACTTCCAACTGACATCGAACAAACAGAAGCTATAAAATGGTTCTTAGAACCTG is a genomic window of Halobacteriovoraceae bacterium containing:
- a CDS encoding N-acetylmuramoyl-L-alanine amidase, with protein sequence MKFYTLSTFLIILSNILISSISLAIEINTSDRIDFLDFEDFQYKITSVDFQNAFNRIVHPSLKYEKNLNFLRNDNGIYAIEFLRNPDEPILNEQYPDILYTLHFGDQTDLKSTQNKCFSSSDDLSDLNIILDPGHMDEEYADLDDRRVTMIETGYTFTEARLNLFTAYALRDLLEARGAKVLLTRTLEKKSTLGISFKEWSSNIENIVKAYRSNVIFKQGRLPTDIEQTEAIKWFLEPGSIMSLFRLYSRDERLARQDFVNQQHPEFSYSKADLFLSIHYNGMHIKHDINGQSTFDPKNEKGLNIGHSYNFNMGFVPGSFMSNSAGVSELEENSSKYHFLRQILDKNLIDESIKFCKAIVDELSNSTGIRQATQDDAYYLVDYSTQAHDKSGEIVHGIFHRNLDMTRMASVPLCAAEALVQDNFDEAARLSRYEENQIDGLNGPDRALQVAQGFYKGILKYINQKKCNAEDL